One region of bacterium genomic DNA includes:
- the rplS gene encoding 50S ribosomal protein L19, translating to MSDVIIRNVQAAYLREETPTFGPGDNVKIHVRIVEGEKTRVQIFQGVVLGRKGGGTNESFTVRKISGGIGVERVFPLHSPNVVKIEVVKMGRIRRAKLYYLRKKIGKAARIRERRV from the coding sequence ATGTCAGATGTAATCATTAGAAATGTCCAAGCTGCCTATCTCAGGGAGGAGACACCGACCTTCGGCCCGGGAGATAACGTTAAGATTCATGTTCGCATTGTCGAAGGCGAGAAAACAAGAGTGCAGATTTTTCAGGGAGTGGTTCTCGGACGTAAAGGTGGCGGAACAAACGAAAGCTTTACGGTGCGCAAAATCTCCGGTGGAATTGGAGTAGAAAGGGTATTTCCACTTCATTCGCCTAATGTGGTCAAAATCGAAGTAGTTAAAATGGGCAGAATTCGCAGAGCCAAACTCTACTATCTGAGAAAGAAAATAGGTAAGGCCGCGAGAATTAGAGAAAGGCGCGTATAA